gATTATCAAATCAATAATATTGATTACATGGATCTTAATTCTCTGCCAAATACTTTCTTCTCTTAATTAAATAGATCACGTGCATTATATGTACTAGATAGTAGAAACTAAATTACTAGATAGATCTTCAATTTATTTTAAGAGAGGGAATTTGGGCATAAACTTGTTTGCaaagaagggtatgtttggttgaaagaaattgagctctaGAAAGAGAATAAGAACAAGTGATCACTCCCAGTCCAGCTATTCAGTTGCAAGGAGTTCCATTCCTATTTCCATTCCATAGGGCAATGGAAATACATCCAAATCCTGGAAATCCCAAAGTTGGTTCCCCTTCAAGTATTCAAATCCCATTCAACTAAAttaactttaaaaatattttttaaaaaatatctctctgcttaattgatttttttttaaaaaaattgaatgtaGTCTGAATCAAACTTTGCCACGAATAAAATATATTGGCAAATACGACCATTATGACTATCTAATCTAATCCAAATTCAATTATGACTTTGATTGCGATTGTGAACCAAATGCATCCCAAACTGCTACCATCTTAAGATAGCGCTTTAACGTGATCATTTCTGAATCAATGTGACTCATAGCCTTGATGGATTAGAATTAGTACTCAAAAAGTGATGCTTGGAAGAATCCGATGGATGCGCTGCTGCCATGTagatatatttcttttttccttggaAGATAGTTTATCTTGGTGCCAAAGATGACCCATTTTGACATCATATTGCAGTGCTAGAAAATAACAAATTCACGCGATGTATAGCACAAGCCAGTGCGCATAAGGAGCCAACGGAGTTGGGGTCATGGTTTGTTACGGTTACAACTCCGAGTATTGTTGTTATATATAGAGTCATAATGCTTGATTGACCACTTCATCAGATAGGACTTACTAACCAGATGACGTGGCAAACATTATTCTTCAACACGACATTACTTCTACCCACGTAGGACACTAAAATTTTACTTCTTCGAATTCAGATGATGTCATGCTAGTGAAAACAGTTACGACACATTTATTGTTTCTTTAGACTTATATGATATGCTGGTCCACCAAGCATTAAATTGTGAACCTTGGACCTTCTCCAAGTGCACGCCCTTAGAAGAATGGCGCCGAACGGAGCTAACTACTTTTGGCTGAGTTGAGCAGCTTTACTTCCACACGTAGGCGAGTAGGTTGGACACAAGCTCCATTCAATACATATATAACACACTAGGAAACCATAACAGATATGTAAACAAGGACCAAGAAACGCACAAGCCATCTTCAACAATCCATGGCGCAGGTGCCGAAGTTGCTCTTCTTTTATTAGCAAATTTGAAAAACAAAGTCTCCAGTCATCACAGTACGATGGATGGAGAAGTCCGCAACACCAAAATGATAATGTAAGCCACCCTCTTCCCACAAGTTCCAGCCCCCATGGCCCCATCCCTTCCCAACAAACCCCAAGCATCACGCCTAGCCCCAAGTGAAAGACTCACAAAGCTCGTCCACCTTCTCTTCTTTGTGACTAATTCCACAAAGAAGACCTTCTTCCCGAGGCTCCAATCACCTGCGCActaccatataaatatataacctACGTTCTAATCATTACCCGCTATGACCATGCATATACTACTTGACGGCTTCTACGGATAGAAGTCGGGCGTGGGCGGAGCCTCGGAGTTGCTTGTCCCCGCACCATCGCCACCACCATACATCCCGAAGAAGTAGCCTGATCCTGAGCCTTCGCCGGAGAGATGGTTGATGAAAGGAGGTGGCGCAGTTGGTGGCATGATGAGGCTCCATGAAGATGGCGGCGGCAGCATCGACGAGCACATTAGGGGCGGCTGTGAACGGACCGATGGGGAGGCTGCGATCTGGGGGTGGCGGCGCTGCTTGAAGATCGGAGAATGTTCGCCGCGGAGGCCGATGCGCTGGTCGCCCTCACTCTCACGGTAGCGCTGCAAGTACCGTCTGAGGGGACCGACGTAGTCCTCGAAGCCAAGCTTTCCCATGGCCCAGATCACGTCTTCGGCGGTGATGGTCTTGCGCTGCTCCCGCTGGCACCGCTCGTTGGCCTCGCCGGTGATGAAGCTGATGTACTCCGACACGCACTCCAGGGTCGTCATTTTGGCGTCGTCGGAAATCTTTGCATGCATCGGCAGGACCCTGCGCATGATACGGATGACGTTGGTGGTCGGCATGTAATGCTCCTGCTCCCGGAGGTTGACCTGGGGCTGGGCTGCGGGGGCGGTGGCGGTCGAGGCGGTGCCGCCGGGAGGGACCGGGGTCCCGGCGGCCGAACAGGTTGGTGTTGACTCCGGCGGGACCCGCCTGGCTCGCGTTGATCCCGTCGTCGAATGGCCTGGCCGCCCCTGCAAGCGACAAGTACAGTTCCGTCAGAGCAAAGGAATAAACTTGTAAGAAGCTGGAGAAGAGAGCTGTTAGAAGCGCCGCATGGGTATCCTGTGCCACGAGGACTCGTGGCTACCGAGCCTAAAATGGCATTGGCTTATGCGAGGCTTGTTTGCATGAGGACAGGTGGCTAGTTCTCAGGTTGCTGCTTTTTATGGTTTCGAGCTTTTCTGATGGAAATCGTGAAGTGGATTGGCTGTAAAGCGAAGAGCAGCACTTTTTTCTGGCGTGGAAGGGCATGGAAAGGTTGTTGACCAAAGAATGCTAGAAAGGAccgaagggaaggaagaaaaagatgacGTCCAAAGTGGGAGAGAAAACAGCACAGACCGTGTTTTGATTGATCTTTTTGTGGGCTTATGTGGTGGTATAACTGAAACGAGAGAATGGGGCGTTAAGCTTGCATTTGTTGTTTCTCTCTGGGGAATCAAAATGGTCTTTTACTTTGCACCAGAAATTAAGatggtatttttcttttttaataaatacATTCCTTTTTCGTATCAAAGTTTCAGCTGGAGTTGCCagatattgttttctttttttaaacaaaataacaagatataaggaaagagaagaacagAAAATTAGGGATTAGAaagggaggggaggaggagatGTTAAACTTGGAGGAAATGAGTGTAAATTAGGGATTAGAAAAATGGAAATATCATTTACTGGGCAAGCCATGGATGTGGATTTTGATGGagacatgagagagagagagagagtgagaaagAGACTAGGAGTGAGAGATTATTAGGACTTTAAGGAAATGAGTTAAAATAGAGAACAGAACATCAATGGAAATACCCTGCAAAGGACAAGCCATAGGTGTGTGCTTTGATGGAATAGAAAAGATACGAGAGAGTGAGAGTGAgagtgagtgagtgagtgagagagagggagagagagttaGTGGGACTTCCGAAGAAATTAGCTTAGTTTAGGGAATCGAAGATGAAAACTCCTTCAATGGACATGCAATAGGTGTTGACTGTGATGAAAGAGAGCAGAAAGCAGAAGCCTTTAGAGAGGAATAGAGCAAAATATCAGTAAAGCTCATCATCAGTACTTTATATGAGCAAATTATTCTACATTACCAGAGCTGATCCTTGGTAGTCGTGAGAAAACTGGGATGCCATCGCCACCTCCTGCCATTGCTCTCTCCCTCtgtcctctctcttctttctctctcactgAACTGGTGGTGAACTTCGTGAGGGTGAGGCTCCCATATAATGCCCTCACGGGCCAATCCATGTGGCACGCTCGGGAGGGTGAAGCGCAGAAACGACATGAGAAAAAACGTTCAAGTACCATGGGGTCAATATGCCAGCATCCAATGCGCTGATGggcgaaaaaaaaatattcaacatCTGACGGTTGATATCGCCCTAAAGAGCTTTCAGTTCCTCGTGCAGAGATAAGATGCAGTATGCGACGACGGGAAAACGCAAACCAGACGTTTTTACTTTGCTAGATAAGCATGATTTATAGATGGAGTCCAAATTTGCAAATAAGCGCATTATGGTGGAATTAGCTGGttccatcaaatttttttttttttttttttttttttggtgtagcccgttcatttaattattttgAGGTATGCATTTAGAGCATCCGTCCTTTTGTGTAAGACCTGAC
This genomic window from Phoenix dactylifera cultivar Barhee BC4 unplaced genomic scaffold, palm_55x_up_171113_PBpolish2nd_filt_p 000217F, whole genome shotgun sequence contains:
- the LOC120105178 gene encoding nuclear transcription factor Y subunit B-10-like; protein product: RLQGRPGHSTTGSTRARRVPPESTPTCSAAGTPVPPGGTASTATAPAAQPQVNLREQEHYMPTTNVIRIMRRVLPMHAKISDDAKMTTLECVSEYISFITGEANERCQREQRKTITAEDVIWAMGKLGFEDYVGPLRRYLQRYRESEGDQRIGLRGEHSPIFKQRRHPQIAASPSVRSQPPLMCSSMLPPPSSWSLIMPPTAPPPFINHLSGEGSGSGYFFGMYGGGDGAGTSNSEAPPTPDFYP